A window of Deltaproteobacteria bacterium contains these coding sequences:
- the dctP gene encoding TRAP transporter substrate-binding protein DctP yields the protein MYRQLCEIRVTMIAACLCFAMVPSMASAKVKAKVCTVAPEGTPWEQLTKKVKKIIRKESSSELKIKVYFGGAKGGENECIAKVHANELQMYGGTLSAMNKYAPALEVFDLPFLFKNSAQADFVLDKYATPIVSKLLEKGGLVLYMWAENGWHNIGANKFIKKPSDLAGITIRAQPSKVHPLTWSTLGAVPVELSTEQVTDGFRDKKVVAFGQTPLYTFAANWQPHITHYTLTQHLYQPGVLVWSKKFHDAQTKEIQKFMHLDPQALAEEGREGVRKLEPQLIENFRSYGIKVYQLTPAEKKAFATKAKDVFKIYRSKASPEAKQLLDVIEKGRKAFK from the coding sequence ATGTACCGACAGTTATGTGAAATCCGAGTAACCATGATTGCAGCTTGCCTCTGCTTCGCAATGGTTCCCTCTATGGCGTCAGCGAAGGTGAAGGCAAAGGTTTGTACCGTGGCCCCCGAGGGCACGCCCTGGGAGCAGCTCACGAAGAAGGTTAAGAAGATTATCCGAAAGGAATCCTCCAGCGAACTGAAAATCAAGGTTTACTTCGGAGGCGCTAAAGGCGGTGAGAACGAGTGCATTGCAAAGGTTCACGCGAATGAACTGCAAATGTACGGCGGTACTCTAAGCGCGATGAATAAGTATGCGCCTGCCCTTGAGGTTTTCGATCTTCCCTTTCTGTTCAAGAACTCTGCCCAGGCAGACTTTGTACTGGATAAGTATGCAACTCCTATCGTGTCTAAATTACTCGAGAAGGGCGGCCTCGTTCTATACATGTGGGCCGAAAACGGCTGGCACAACATTGGAGCGAACAAGTTTATTAAGAAGCCTAGTGATCTAGCTGGAATTACGATTCGTGCGCAGCCATCAAAGGTTCACCCATTAACTTGGTCAACACTCGGCGCGGTGCCTGTCGAGTTAAGCACCGAACAAGTTACGGATGGATTCAGAGATAAGAAGGTGGTCGCGTTTGGTCAGACTCCACTCTACACATTTGCCGCCAACTGGCAGCCCCACATTACTCACTACACACTCACTCAGCACCTCTACCAGCCTGGAGTGCTCGTCTGGAGTAAGAAATTCCACGACGCGCAAACCAAAGAGATCCAGAAATTCATGCATCTTGACCCCCAGGCTCTCGCAGAGGAAGGCCGAGAAGGTGTTCGCAAATTGGAACCCCAGCTTATTGAAAACTTCCGTAGTTACGGCATCAAAGTTTATCAGCTAACTCCAGCCGAAAAGAAAGCTTTTGCGACTAAAGCGAAAGACGTTTTTAAGATATACCGTTCTAAGGCGTCACCAGAAGCGAAGCAGTTACTCGACGTCATTGAAAAAGGCAGAAAAGCTTTTAAGTAA
- a CDS encoding 3-hydroxyacyl-CoA dehydrogenase/enoyl-CoA hydratase family protein — protein sequence MTIQKAAVVGAGNMGSGIAQKIATEGFNVILADMNEEQARKGVKRIETLLMEGVERKIFKPEQVETILGRISATGDMNDLNDVDIIIEAVFEDIGIKQSLFQKLGEITRPDTVLATNTSSFLVAQVAEGVQHPERVIGLHYFYHPAKNRLVEVIGHEATSESVLADAWNFQERIGKTPIDSADAPGFVVNRFFVPWLNEAIRLKEEGHSIASIEAASKQCFGVGMGPFELMNVTGVPITLHASRSLAGVLGDFYAPAASLVPQVESGENWNLGGEPDEASIKPVSERLLGVVFTIAGHLVDEGVSTLEDTDIGARVGLRWPIGPFELANQIGKAVATQHVKSLTEKYNLDFPECFAGPDPFVLSRVSLDVEDSIATIMINRPDKLNALDPETVSQLGERFEEAQEDKSVDGIVIAGAGKAFVAGADVQFFVDKIRGDSLDKIQAFTEKGQAIFRAIEKSPKRVICAMDGLALGGGAELALSCHAIVATNRASMGFPETGIGIYPGLGGTQRLTRRLGLGLARYYIYTGAFLSSKDLARLNLADEVVGVEELDDAIARALKTDKVQTAAELSNLDEPTREVAQWLAETSSNDLLKGQATEPESAKALKILKKVSFKAPLAIGMVEELTAIASEKDLDEGLSAELAKLKSIFGSSDALEGLSALLERRRPNYQGV from the coding sequence ATGACAATCCAAAAAGCAGCAGTTGTTGGAGCAGGTAACATGGGCAGTGGTATTGCCCAGAAGATCGCAACCGAGGGGTTCAATGTCATCCTGGCTGATATGAATGAAGAACAAGCCAGAAAGGGCGTGAAGCGAATCGAAACCCTTCTCATGGAAGGCGTAGAGCGCAAGATATTTAAGCCAGAGCAAGTTGAGACTATTCTGGGACGAATCAGCGCCACCGGTGACATGAATGATTTGAACGACGTCGATATTATAATCGAAGCTGTTTTTGAAGACATTGGCATCAAGCAATCACTTTTTCAGAAGCTTGGCGAAATCACGCGACCCGACACGGTTCTTGCGACGAACACAAGCTCCTTTCTGGTTGCCCAAGTTGCAGAAGGCGTCCAACATCCGGAAAGAGTGATTGGTCTCCATTACTTTTATCACCCCGCAAAAAACAGACTTGTCGAGGTAATAGGTCACGAAGCCACCAGCGAATCTGTGCTGGCTGATGCTTGGAATTTCCAAGAACGCATAGGCAAGACCCCAATCGATTCAGCCGACGCGCCCGGGTTTGTAGTCAATCGTTTTTTCGTCCCATGGCTCAACGAGGCCATCCGGCTCAAGGAAGAGGGTCACTCCATTGCGTCCATCGAGGCTGCCTCTAAGCAGTGCTTTGGTGTGGGTATGGGACCATTCGAGCTGATGAACGTTACAGGCGTTCCTATTACGCTACACGCCAGTCGCTCACTCGCCGGCGTCCTTGGTGACTTTTATGCACCTGCCGCATCCTTAGTGCCGCAAGTTGAAAGTGGCGAAAACTGGAATCTAGGCGGGGAGCCTGACGAGGCCTCCATTAAGCCCGTGTCAGAACGCCTGCTGGGAGTTGTCTTTACCATTGCTGGCCATCTTGTGGATGAAGGCGTGAGTACGCTTGAGGATACCGACATTGGCGCTCGCGTTGGTTTGCGATGGCCCATTGGCCCGTTCGAACTAGCAAACCAGATAGGCAAAGCGGTCGCTACTCAGCACGTTAAATCTCTCACTGAAAAATACAATCTAGATTTCCCTGAATGCTTCGCTGGGCCAGACCCCTTCGTGTTGTCGCGGGTAAGCCTTGATGTGGAAGATTCTATCGCCACAATCATGATTAACCGTCCCGATAAGCTTAATGCACTGGATCCGGAAACAGTTTCCCAGCTAGGCGAGCGCTTCGAGGAGGCCCAGGAAGACAAGTCAGTCGATGGCATTGTTATCGCTGGGGCCGGTAAAGCATTTGTAGCCGGGGCTGATGTTCAATTCTTCGTAGACAAAATCAGGGGGGATTCCCTCGACAAGATTCAAGCCTTCACTGAAAAGGGGCAGGCGATTTTTCGTGCAATCGAAAAAAGTCCAAAGCGCGTTATCTGCGCGATGGACGGTTTAGCGCTGGGCGGCGGAGCTGAGCTAGCACTTTCGTGCCACGCCATCGTCGCAACCAATCGAGCATCGATGGGGTTCCCTGAAACAGGCATTGGCATCTATCCTGGCCTCGGCGGCACGCAACGCCTCACGCGGCGACTGGGGCTTGGTCTTGCCCGCTATTACATCTACACCGGCGCGTTCTTATCCTCGAAAGACCTCGCAAGGTTAAACTTGGCTGATGAAGTTGTTGGTGTTGAGGAATTAGATGACGCCATCGCTCGAGCGCTGAAGACGGACAAGGTGCAAACGGCTGCCGAGTTGAGTAACCTTGATGAGCCAACCCGCGAGGTTGCACAATGGCTCGCTGAAACGTCATCTAATGACTTGCTAAAAGGGCAAGCCACTGAGCCTGAGTCGGCCAAGGCGTTAAAGATATTGAAGAAAGTCTCATTTAAAGCACCGCTGGCCATCGGCATGGTGGAGGAGCTAACGGCCATTGCGAGCGAAAAAGACCTTGATGAGGGCCTAAGCGCCGAATTGGCAAAGCTTAAGTCCATCTTCGGGAGTTCAGATGCCCTGGAAGGGCTCAGTGCACTTCTCGAGAGGCGACGCCCAAATTACCAAGGGGTTTAG